The genomic window ATAAACCACGTGCTAAAAAAGCAAAAGCCACAAATCCTAAGCAGAAAAAAGTAACAATTATTGCTGCTGTTGTCGTTCTAGTTGCTGCCATTGGGTCATCTATGTTTCTATCTTCAAATAAATCAAGTGATAAAAAAATTAACTTGGCTTATGTTGAATGGGATTCAGAAGTTGCCTCAACACATGTATTAGCAGAAGTATTAAAGCGTCAAGGCTTTGACGTTGAAACAACACCACTAGATAATGCTATTATGTGGGAATCTGTTGCATCAGGAAAAACTGATGCTAGTGTATCTGCTTGGTTGCCAAGTACCCATAAAGCTCAAGCTGATCAATATAAAGACAAAATTGATATTCTTGGTCCAAACTTAGATGGAGCAAAAGTTGGTTTAGTTGTTCCTAGTTATATGGATGTTTCTTCTATTGAAGATTTATCAAACCAAGCTGATAAAACTATTACGGGCATTGAACCTGGAGCTGGAGTCGTAACAGCTGCTAATAATACAATTAAAGCTTATCCAAACTTAAGTGATTGGAAAGTTGAAACATCTTCTTCTGGAGCAATGGTAGTTGCTCTTGATCAAGCAATCAAAAATAAAGAACCAATTATTATTACAGGTTGGACTCCTCATTGGATGTTCTCTAAATATGATTTAAAATATTTAGAAGATCCTAAAGAAGCGATGGGCGCTCCTGAACAAATTAACACATTTACTCGTTTAGGGTTGAAAGATGATTCGCCAGAAGCTTATAAAATCCTAAAAAACTTCAACTGGACAACCGAAGATATGGGAACAGTTATGTTAGCTATTAATGAAGGAGAAAGTCCTGAAGTAGCTGCTAAAGAATGGGTTGATAATAATCAAGATAAAGTAAATAGTTGGTTAAAATAGAACAACAAAAAGCTCGCCAAAATTATGGCGAGTTTTTTTATTTGTCCTCATTTGAAATAGCTTTTTGAGAAACTCTTGCAGTTAGAAAACTACCTAATAATATCACTATAATACTACCTATCATGACAGGCTCTGATTCAAACCATTTTTGTGTCTGCGGCAATCTACTTACTATAGTAAAAAAAGTAATCCCCCACCCAAAAACTAAATAACTATAATAAGGTTTGTTTTTTCTCTTAATAATATAATACGACATGACTATCATTGCTAACACTATAACAATCATTGATACATATAAAGGAACTGGAAGAGATAAAAACTTATTTCCTATCATAACCGAACCAATGTAGCCCACTGTTAACAATCCGCCAATAACAAAAGTACCGATATATTCTAGAATTTTTGATTGCTTACTGACTTTAAACGTCATTTTTTCTAAATATTTAAACACACTAAATACTAACAACATGCTGAGTAGTCCATTTAATAAAATGGTCAAAATATTTATTGAAGGATTTCTTTGTGTGAGTGTACTAAATAAAGAAAATCCTGAACTAATTCCAAACACCATATAAAATATGGATAATTTTTTTCTTAAAGGAACTTGTGGCATCTCTTTAAACAACTCATCTAAATAACTTTTC from Vagococcus martis includes these protein-coding regions:
- a CDS encoding ABC transporter permease/substrate binding protein, which codes for MNSLLMNALPVADWVENITDWFTNTFSGLFSLIETLGKQIMGGMTNLLTAIPPLIFIILMTALAFYISDKKKGLTIFTFLGLLFILNQGLWADLMNTVTLVLISSVLSIIIGVPLGILMAKSDKAQAVLTPILDFMQTMPGFVYLIPAVAFFGIGMVPGVFASVIFALPPTVRFTNLGIRQVPEELVEAADSFGSTGKQKLFKLELPLAKSTILAGINQTTMLALSMVVIASMIGAPGLGRGVLSALQRAQVGNGFVNGLALVILAIIIDRFTQYVNKPRAKKAKATNPKQKKVTIIAAVVVLVAAIGSSMFLSSNKSSDKKINLAYVEWDSEVASTHVLAEVLKRQGFDVETTPLDNAIMWESVASGKTDASVSAWLPSTHKAQADQYKDKIDILGPNLDGAKVGLVVPSYMDVSSIEDLSNQADKTITGIEPGAGVVTAANNTIKAYPNLSDWKVETSSSGAMVVALDQAIKNKEPIIITGWTPHWMFSKYDLKYLEDPKEAMGAPEQINTFTRLGLKDDSPEAYKILKNFNWTTEDMGTVMLAINEGESPEVAAKEWVDNNQDKVNSWLK
- a CDS encoding DUF1129 domain-containing protein, whose amino-acid sequence is MIEEMIEKNNELRDKLTPENKKYYEKILLYTRFKGLFGDDEMIETALLNILYDLLDAQESGISAEDYFGKEPKSYLDELFKEMPQVPLRKKLSIFYMVFGISSGFSLFSTLTQRNPSINILTILLNGLLSMLLVFSVFKYLEKMTFKVSKQSKILEYIGTFVIGGLLTVGYIGSVMIGNKFLSLPVPLYVSMIVIVLAMIVMSYYIIKRKNKPYYSYLVFGWGITFFTIVSRLPQTQKWFESEPVMIGSIIVILLGSFLTARVSQKAISNEDK